A DNA window from Ctenopharyngodon idella isolate HZGC_01 chromosome 10, HZGC01, whole genome shotgun sequence contains the following coding sequences:
- the LOC127520407 gene encoding chondroitin sulfate proteoglycan 4 isoform X1 produces the protein MVQKGFILCILSTGSSKLISEDELLIITNDYDDIYGNRTITYTVTSPPKFGSIMWKQAENSTQEISSFTQNMVKERAVLYAQTKPVAWSATDSFTFNASCPPASLQAYIFNIHISYENIGPEHRSALCTNTGAVVAEGSSVLIDKSKLDASNLLGKLDEAERHFYEVWYEITSPPLHGTIVVGEKNLTHERLKFSQFNLHKHGIIYVHDDSETTHDNFTFDVWLNPKGKLAQRPQNADYVVSEIFNITVTPVNDRPPVLKTGSPRLKVVKGDTVTLDPENLYVEDQDTPPEELYYTVISKPKNGFLALEGQLNKSAITFTQADVNHGRVHFVQKGEPSSGVIYFSITDGFHRPLYKLFSIEVENITISVVNNTGLTLLQGQTTVTLTFEHLAAVTNEKDAFIKYLVTGPPRHGSVMVMEKPVTYFDQEDLHTGRLFYNMTDLSSSQDSFEFTVFTSESNLTNQVVNITVRPLIHLGEHVRIPDGIPVKLRKDVLDATELASLSASDPIFEILEPPKHGKLVKVTFDLGGASHSVESFTFRDVEQGRVAIEENINFQTINGNTTAARYNVTAVHPLNDSFVFLLKASNVQPAMGEFVYLVLPFDPITGKHILSEPTKLPTYNRTTNAMSPMYPPSHLDPTTRPHRTASKLKPRNRWGNHTRSRSTVPHVPRTTMGKLDPSPKNTLVRMESLPRPASDPLLIILPLLACLLLIVILVVLILVFRHRREKRAHPAMIQDLTGNPGEDILARGPYLGQPERSLAVPSVIVTPLTPSCPGSPVLEEVHDAALVPAVSPFLLCTWSPLDPDSAQQCSPATPPLKQNQYWV, from the exons ATGGTTCAGAAAGGATTTATTCTTTGTATCCTTTCCACAGGTTCTTCAAAGTTAATTTCTGAAGATGAGCTGCTGATAATCACAAATGACTATGATGATATTTATGGGAATCGCACCATCACCTACACCGTGACCTCGCCTCCAAAATTTGGCAGCATAATGTGGAAACAAGCAGAAAATTCCACACAAGAAATCTCCTCCTTCACCCAAAACATG GTGAAAGAACGTGCTGTGCTGTATGCACAGACTAAACCTGTTGCCTGGAGTGCTACAGATTCCTTCACCTTCAATGCATCATGCCCCCCAGCATCCCTCCAAGCTTACATCTTTAATATCCACATCTCTTATGAAAATATTGGCCCGGAGCATAGGAGTGCACTCTGTACAAATACTG GGGCTGTTGTCGCTGAGGGTAGTAGTGTTCTCATAGATAAATCAAAATTGGATGCCTCCAACCTTTTGGGAAAATTAGATGAAGCGGAACGTCATTTCTATGAAGTCTGGTACGAAATCACATCTCCACCCCTCCACGGTACAATTGTTGTAGGTGAAAAGAACCTGACACATGAAAGACTAAAGTTCTCCCAATTCAACCTCCATAAGCATGGAATTATTTATGTACATGATGACTCTGAGACCACTCATGATAACTTCACATTTGACGTGTGGCTAAACCCCAAAGGAAAGCTTGCTCAACGACCCCAGAATGCAGACTATGTAGTAtcagaaatatttaatattactgtGACCCCTGTTAATGACCGGCCTCCTGTGCTCAAGACGGGATCCCCTAGACTCAAAGTGGTCAAAGGGGACACTGTGACTTTGGACCCTGAGAACCTTTATGTAGAGGACCAAGACACTCCACCTGAGGAGCTTTATTATACAGTAATCAGCAAGCCCAAAAATGGCTTCCTTGCTTTGGAGGGTCAACTCAATAAGTCTGCTATCACTTTCACCCAGGCTGATGTAAATCATGGAAGGGTGCACTTTGTACAAAAGGGGGAACCTTCATCAGGGGTCATCTACTTCAGTATAACTGATGGATTCCACAGACCACTCTACAAGCTCTTTAGCATAGAGGTAGAGAATATCACCATCAGTGTGGTCAACAACACCGGACTGACTCTGTTGCAAGGTCAGACCACAGTGACTCTGACATTCGAACATCTGGCTGCAGTGACCAATGAGAAAGATGCATTCATTAAGTATTTAGTTACAGGCCCACCAAGGCATGGGAGTGTCATGGTTATGGAAAAGCCGGTCACATACTTTGACCAAGAGGACCTGCACACTGGCAGATTATTTTATAACATGACTGACCTGTCGTCCTCTCAAGACAGCTTTGAGTTCACAGTCTTCACATCTGAGAGTAACCTGACCAACCAGGTAGTAAACATCACAGTCAGGCCACTGATCCACCTTGGAGAGCATGTCAGGATCCCAGATGGCATCCCAGTGAAGCTAAGAAAGGATGTCCTTGATGCAACGGAATTGGCCTCCCTTAGTGCTAGCGATCCCATCTTTGAAATTCTTGAGCCGCCGAAACATGGCAAGCTAGTCAAAGTCACATTTGACCTTGGAGGAGCCTCTCACTCGGTGGAGTCCTTCACGTTCAGGGATGTGGAACAAGGTAGAGTTGCCATAGAGGAAAACATCAATTTCCAAACCATTAATGGAAACACAACAGCGGCCAGGTACAATGTCACAGCAGTCCATCCACTTAATGACtcatttgttttccttttgaAGGCATCCAATGTTCAGCCTGCCATGGGCGAATTTGTGTATTTAGTATTACCTTTTGACCCCATAACAGGGAAGCATATACTTTCAGAGCCGACCAAGTTGCCGACTTACAACAGAACAACAAATGCTATGTCACCCATGTACCCTCCATCTCACTTAGATCCAACAACAAGACCACACAGGACTGCTTCAAAGCTGAAACCCCGAAACCGCTGGGGGAACCACACACGAAGCAGATCAACAGTTCCTCATGTGCCCCGTACCACGATGGGCAAGTTGGACCCCTCCCCAAAAAATACTTTAGTGAGGATGGAGTCTTTACCAAGACCTGCATCTGATCCCCTGCTCATCATCCTGCCACTTCTCGCCTGTCTCCTGCTGATTGTCATTCTTGTGGTTCTCATTCTTGTCTTCAGGCACCGCAGGGAAAAGCGGGCCCATCCGGCAATGATACAGGATCTGACTGGGAACCCTGGTGAAGATATTTTAGCCAGAGGCCCATATCTGGGTCAGCCTGAGAGAAGTCTTGCTGTTCCTTCAGTTATAGTGACCCCACTCACTCCAAGCTGTCCTGGCAGCCCTGTTTTAGAGGAAGTACATGACGCAGCCTTGGTGCCAGCTGTGTCTCCATTTCTCCTTTGCACATGGAGTCCACTTGACCCCGATTCTGCCCAGCAGTGTTCACCAGCAACACCACCCCTTAAACAAAACCAGTACTGGGTTTGA
- the LOC127520407 gene encoding chondroitin sulfate proteoglycan 4 isoform X2 has product MVMEKPVTYFDQEDLHTGRLFYNMTDLSSSQDSFEFTVFTSESNLTNQVVNITVRPLIHLGEHVRIPDGIPVKLRKDVLDATELASLSASDPIFEILEPPKHGKLVKVTFDLGGASHSVESFTFRDVEQGRVAIEENINFQTINGNTTAARYNVTAVHPLNDSFVFLLKASNVQPAMGEFVYLVLPFDPITGKHILSEPTKLPTYNRTTNAMSPMYPPSHLDPTTRPHRTASKLKPRNRWGNHTRSRSTVPHVPRTTMGKLDPSPKNTLVRMESLPRPASDPLLIILPLLACLLLIVILVVLILVFRHRREKRAHPAMIQDLTGNPGEDILARGPYLGQPERSLAVPSVIVTPLTPSCPGSPVLEEVHDAALVPAVSPFLLCTWSPLDPDSAQQCSPATPPLKQNQYWV; this is encoded by the coding sequence ATGGTTATGGAAAAGCCGGTCACATACTTTGACCAAGAGGACCTGCACACTGGCAGATTATTTTATAACATGACTGACCTGTCGTCCTCTCAAGACAGCTTTGAGTTCACAGTCTTCACATCTGAGAGTAACCTGACCAACCAGGTAGTAAACATCACAGTCAGGCCACTGATCCACCTTGGAGAGCATGTCAGGATCCCAGATGGCATCCCAGTGAAGCTAAGAAAGGATGTCCTTGATGCAACGGAATTGGCCTCCCTTAGTGCTAGCGATCCCATCTTTGAAATTCTTGAGCCGCCGAAACATGGCAAGCTAGTCAAAGTCACATTTGACCTTGGAGGAGCCTCTCACTCGGTGGAGTCCTTCACGTTCAGGGATGTGGAACAAGGTAGAGTTGCCATAGAGGAAAACATCAATTTCCAAACCATTAATGGAAACACAACAGCGGCCAGGTACAATGTCACAGCAGTCCATCCACTTAATGACtcatttgttttccttttgaAGGCATCCAATGTTCAGCCTGCCATGGGCGAATTTGTGTATTTAGTATTACCTTTTGACCCCATAACAGGGAAGCATATACTTTCAGAGCCGACCAAGTTGCCGACTTACAACAGAACAACAAATGCTATGTCACCCATGTACCCTCCATCTCACTTAGATCCAACAACAAGACCACACAGGACTGCTTCAAAGCTGAAACCCCGAAACCGCTGGGGGAACCACACACGAAGCAGATCAACAGTTCCTCATGTGCCCCGTACCACGATGGGCAAGTTGGACCCCTCCCCAAAAAATACTTTAGTGAGGATGGAGTCTTTACCAAGACCTGCATCTGATCCCCTGCTCATCATCCTGCCACTTCTCGCCTGTCTCCTGCTGATTGTCATTCTTGTGGTTCTCATTCTTGTCTTCAGGCACCGCAGGGAAAAGCGGGCCCATCCGGCAATGATACAGGATCTGACTGGGAACCCTGGTGAAGATATTTTAGCCAGAGGCCCATATCTGGGTCAGCCTGAGAGAAGTCTTGCTGTTCCTTCAGTTATAGTGACCCCACTCACTCCAAGCTGTCCTGGCAGCCCTGTTTTAGAGGAAGTACATGACGCAGCCTTGGTGCCAGCTGTGTCTCCATTTCTCCTTTGCACATGGAGTCCACTTGACCCCGATTCTGCCCAGCAGTGTTCACCAGCAACACCACCCCTTAAACAAAACCAGTACTGGGTTTGA